A window of Hugenholtzia roseola DSM 9546 genomic DNA:
CCGATGGATAAGTTTGTTCCTTTTAGGTAAAAAGACTCTCCTTTTCGTAGGTAGAAAAGTGGATTTTTTGCCCCCGAAAAGCTAATTTTATTTGTATTTTTATCAAACCTTATTAGGGCAATATCCATGCCGTCTTGAACTTTTAGGTGTGAAAGTTGCTTGCTTGTTTTGTTCAAATTATTGTTATCTTGTTTTAAATAGCGCATCAATTTTTGGTGTAAAGAAGCAAGCACCATCTTGGGTTCGCTTATATTTTGGTTGTGAATAATCTCTTGTAAGGCATCAATTCCGATAAAAGACATAAAAGCACCCGGCACGCCATGCCCTGTGCAGTCGGCGGCGGCAATAAAGATATAGTTTTCTTTTTCTGCAAAAAAGTAAAAATCTCCCGATACAATGTCGCGCGGTTTGAAAAAGACAAACCCTTGAAAATGAGCATTTTGCGTAAATAAATTGAGATTAGGCAAAACGGCTTCTTGTATTCTTTTGGCGTAGTTGATGCTGGCTGTAATGTCCTTATTTTTTGCTTCAATCATTTGCCTTTGTCCATCAAGTTGTTCTATGTTGATGGTAAGTTCTTCGTTAATGAGATTAAGTTCTTCTGTTCTCTCACTGACTTTATATTCCAAAACTTTGTTTTGTTCTTCTACTAATTTTCGGTTTTGTTCTGCAACTTTAAGGGCTTCCGCTTGCGCAATCGCCTGTTCGCGCTTGTAGAAATTGATTCTATCGGCTAAGGCAAAAGAAAGCAAAAGCATTTCCAACCCTCCTCCTATGGCGGCGGCATCACCTGTAAAATTATTATAGGGCAGAAGGGCTGCGCCTGCGCCTACTCCTATCAAAATAAAAATCATATAAAGTCCCCAAGCAATCGTAAAAAATTTGGCAGGACGATAACCCTTTCTATAAACTAAAATAGAAGCAATTATCATAAAAATAGCACTGCTCACAATCGATAACTGATTCAGGATACTGCCCCAAAAGATGCTCCCTGCCAGCACGACAGCGATTGCCAGCGCGTAAAGTAGCATAAAAAAGTAACAGATGTATAAAAATTTCTTTGAATAAGTCTTTAAATTTAAGAAAGATTGCGTAAAAAGCAAAGCCAATATGCCTGATAAAGAAATCGTTAGACTTCCATTTTCTGCAATCCATATCGCGATATTGTCGGGTAGGTACTCATACAAATAGCCACGC
This region includes:
- a CDS encoding 7TM diverse intracellular signaling domain-containing protein, producing the protein MNLILSCSLFFLSYFSNFSNSPAQTLEKVTLQAAHPFLNPNLPLIELIDRNEIASIAPQSAVWIDSTSNLTIKDILNLEQKGEKPLIKPSGLPILNFGNATHPIWVEMQFINKTPNQDWVLELGSAMINAELYLLNQEGEIEQKQKVGQFYPFHLKDYFNNFIIYNLDLESQKPYRLFIRIEGNYVQVPIYVSTLKPIFNFRHRFDFVWGMYFGFVILIALYNSFLFITLRDANYFYYIFYILLVGMGFGQMRGYLYEYLPDNIAIWIAENGSLTISLSGILALLFTQSFLNLKTYSKKFLYICYFFMLLYALAIAVVLAGSIFWGSILNQLSIVSSAIFMIIASILVYRKGYRPAKFFTIAWGLYMIFILIGVGAGAALLPYNNFTGDAAAIGGGLEMLLLSFALADRINFYKREQAIAQAEALKVAEQNRKLVEEQNKVLEYKVSERTEELNLINEELTINIEQLDGQRQMIEAKNKDITASINYAKRIQEAVLPNLNLFTQNAHFQGFVFFKPRDIVSGDFYFFAEKENYIFIAAADCTGHGVPGAFMSFIGIDALQEIIHNQNISEPKMVLASLHQKLMRYLKQDNNNLNKTSKQLSHLKVQDGMDIALIRFDKNTNKISFSGAKNPLFYLRKGESFYLKGTNLSIGGDGLEAESVFEQHEISVEKGDIFYLYSDGFQDQFGGDFGKKMMSKHFRNYLASIHKLNLAAQEKALSQKLNDWIGTKYEQVDDLLVMGIKF